The following nucleotide sequence is from Sulfurimonas sp. hsl 1-7.
AGCTTTCGAGTTTATCACAAGCCCTTTGTAGATATTTAACAGCTTTACATCTACTTTATTAAACTTCATAGTATTGAGCATCTGTCGTAAGATATACTCGTCACTTTGATGTTCTGCCAGGTTTTCAATAAAACATATTTGGCTATTTAGCTTGAGATCATTAGAGAGTTGGTTTTTTTCAAGATCTTGCAACATCTCTAAAATGAATTCAAACTCCATCCCTTCAAGGTCAATAGCATACACTTCATGTGAAAGCACTATATTGTGTAATGATGCAAGTTGATTGAGATGGATATTGAGCTCTTTTGCTTTTTGCTTCAGCGTTTCAAACTCTAAACCTTCGTGCATAGCAAGATAAAAATGACCGTTATATTGTGCTAGCTGCAGGCTCTCCTTGAGTATGCTATTTATCTCATTTATGACTACTTTGAGCTGTTTCTCATCAACACTCTTTAATGCTATTGTTATTAAGCCCAATCGCTTAGTTTTAGCAAGAAATTTGTCTTTAAGAAGTTCGATAAATCCAAGTCTTGTTTCTAAAGACTGATCACACTCATCTTGCGATTGATTGTTCTGTTTGGCAATATACTCATAATACTCATCTTTTATTCTATGAATAATTTTTTGAGTATCTTGTTTTTCAGTTATAAGAGACTTACATTGTAACAACAGAGCAAGTTGAAAATGAAGCAGTGTATACTCTTTAGGTACATTAAAATAGACAAGCTTGTGCAGCTCTTTTTCTAGAGTATTTTTGAGTAGAAGAGACAACTCTTTAGTTATATGCTTTAGATCGAGAATATATATCTCTGCAGAGGGGATCTCTTTTGTCGTATCTAGATCGACACTTAGTATTTCAAAGTTTTCCAGCAAATGCTGATAATGCTTTGATGAAATATCTTCATTGTAAATATAACATAACTTCAACATATCTCTTTTAGTCGTTTTTTGTCACTATATACAATTGCTCGTGTCCCAGCTTTTTTAAAATATCCATTACACTCACAAAATCCTGAAACTTAGACTCTTTATCACTTCTTAGTATTACCGTTTGCTCTTTTGAGATAGCTGCTATTTTTTGCTCTAACGTGCCAAGATCAACCTTCTCTTTTTCAAAGAACATTTCACCTTTGTCGTTCACATATACAGTAACCTCTTTTTTCTCCTCTTTTTTCTCAGATGAAGAAGCTTCGGGAAGATTAACAGGGATAACGCCCTGCTTGATAAAAGTAGCAGTTGTTAAAACCATTACCAAAAGAACAAGCATAATATCGATAAATGGGATAACGTTTATCTGATCAAACCTCTTCTGTGTTTTTCTGCACTTAGACATCTTACGCCTCTTGTTGCTCAGTGGCAATGTCGTATCTTGTTAATATCTTTTCAACTTTTCTCAAAGCAATAGTATATGTCACAATAGCCGGAATTGCTACAATAAGTCCCATAGCCGTTGCTTTAAGTGCAAGTGCAAGTCCTGTCATAATTTTCTTTGCATCTACCGCACCTACATCACCCAAAGTATAAAATGTCAGCATAATTCCAAGAACTGTTCCAAGAAGACCGATATACGGAGCATTTGCGCCAATAGCACTTATAACATTGATATTATTCGTCAGATCCATCTCCAACTCATCTCTGTGCTTGTACTCTTCAACTCTTACTGTTTTGTAAAACATCATTCTTTCTATAAACAACCAAAGCGTCACAACACTCATCAGTATTAAAGTACCCATTACCCCGTAATCTATTGCTTGTTCGGCATATGCCATTAAATTTGTTGTTTCCATAATATTCCTAAATTTTTAAAATTTTAAAGATACTTTCGTACCTTGATTCAGTTTTGATGTCACACTCAATTCTATCTTATTTTCATCACAAAACCGCTTCACCATCGAAAGCCCTATACCAAAACCCTGCATATGTTTATTGGATTGATAGAAATTATCATAAATCTGAAGTAGTTCAACCTCATCCATTCCAATACCGTAGTCTTGAATTGTGAGTGTTTTTTTTTGTAGATTTATATCTATATTTTGTGATTTAGGTGAGTATTTTACCCCATTATCGATTAAATTGTCAATTACCTTGGAAAGCCCTACTCTGTCTATCTCCAGAGAAAAATTTTCCAGATTTAAATTAAAGTTTTTATTTGGATAGATCCTTTGTAAAAATGTGATTCTCTCTTGAACAAGAGCACTAAGGTCTACCATCTCCTTGATGTTTTGTTTTGACTGCATCTTAATAAGGTAATCAAGCTCATCGTATCTTTGTTTTAACATATCACATGCCGACTCGATTCTCGCAACCCTTTTAAGTGCTTTCTCATCTTCAAGATTCTTCTTGATCATTTGCGTATTTGTCGTGATCGTACTTATAGGGAGATTGAGTTCATGCAATGTTTCTTTTGAAAGATTTTGAAGGTTTGTTACATATTCTGCTAACGGGTCGATAGCAAGTTTAGAGATAAAAATACCCGACAAAATAATGATACAGAGTAAAACTACACTATAGATATAAAAGTTGCTCACGCCAAGTACATCTAAAAAATAGTATGAAATTGCCAGAAATGCGATCACTGTTAAAAAGTAAAATACAAAGATACTAATTCTTAAGTTAACAAACAAGCTTGTACCCTATTCCCCTGACGTTTTCTAAATTATGTTCAGGAAGTAACTGTTTTATACGGTTTATATAAACCCTGATTGCACCTTCACTACCACTTTCACTCAGATTATATAACTCATCAAGTATCATCTCTTTTGAAACTACACTGTTGGCATTTTCAATTAATAAAGACAACACTTCAAACTCACGCTTTGAGAGTTCTAACTCCTCAGAGTTATAGCTGATCACTTTTCGTGTATTGTCTATGCAAAGTCCACATTTACACACTTTATCTTTTTGTTTAAATCGTCTTAGAAGTGCATTTATGC
It contains:
- the exbD gene encoding TonB system transport protein ExbD; the encoded protein is MSKCRKTQKRFDQINVIPFIDIMLVLLVMVLTTATFIKQGVIPVNLPEASSSEKKEEKKEVTVYVNDKGEMFFEKEKVDLGTLEQKIAAISKEQTVILRSDKESKFQDFVSVMDILKKLGHEQLYIVTKND
- the exbB gene encoding TonB-system energizer ExbB, whose translation is METTNLMAYAEQAIDYGVMGTLILMSVVTLWLFIERMMFYKTVRVEEYKHRDELEMDLTNNINVISAIGANAPYIGLLGTVLGIMLTFYTLGDVGAVDAKKIMTGLALALKATAMGLIVAIPAIVTYTIALRKVEKILTRYDIATEQQEA
- a CDS encoding sensor histidine kinase, translating into MFVNLRISIFVFYFLTVIAFLAISYYFLDVLGVSNFYIYSVVLLCIIILSGIFISKLAIDPLAEYVTNLQNLSKETLHELNLPISTITTNTQMIKKNLEDEKALKRVARIESACDMLKQRYDELDYLIKMQSKQNIKEMVDLSALVQERITFLQRIYPNKNFNLNLENFSLEIDRVGLSKVIDNLIDNGVKYSPKSQNIDINLQKKTLTIQDYGIGMDEVELLQIYDNFYQSNKHMQGFGIGLSMVKRFCDENKIELSVTSKLNQGTKVSLKF